In Plasmodium chabaudi chabaudi strain AS genome assembly, chromosome: 9, the sequence taaatattaagtGGAAGAACATGATTTGacatgtataatatttcataaaatgatatacatttttatataatcatcaaatataataataaacttatatacaagtatttatatttttcttcatgTACGGTTATGAATAGGAATCCTAAAACGCGATATTATaagtatgcatatatatatatacacttACTAATATACACGCATATAATTGTGTTGTAATGCTATAAATAGTAGCATACTTGcctatatacaaatataataaagttaataattaaaaataataaatacgctatttattaattcgcACACAAATTAATTTAGATCTACAGAAATATGTagtaattaaaatataatgaaataaatgaaatgaaaaattgtaaaGAGTCTACTTTTTTCACTAATTGGTTTTtgctataatatttatctcgttaaaattaaaatatataagcatGTAGTAACCTAAGTatatgtgtttttttttttaatgttacATATAAACTTAGTAATACGcacaaacatatatataagatcGAAATTGCATTAATGTAACAATAAAGCATGTATGTTTATTCTGTTTATcttttatgtataaatcaatataattcatatacACGCATAAtctatattacatatatatatatacatatatatgtatataaatatacacaaGTATATACTTTATGTAGCTGTTtatgtattaataatttttatgctCGAAATATTGTGatactattttataaaaatacatataatttgttaCAGTCTATacatgtataatatattatatatatatattagaaatgcaaaaaatatatgtataaagttttataaaatacatattcttttttcgTCATCTTCCGTTTATTTGGCTCCTTGgtatatttcaaaattctctataaaaaattggaaaattCTTCCtcctttttataataaattgtattcatctttatattttcgattttgcttttttttttgaagtatgttatatatagagAGTTAAATCAAtgagcatatatatgtatgtatatataatattatatataagcatatatatatgaataaaaaaaacatataaatgtatatatgaatatttgattattaaccattttacatattttattaaatatataaaagtaaattattataaaaaatatattttttctttatgtttttatttattatatataaaaatatatttatatacttttacgtaattttgtaatataCAAACGCGTGTATAAATGTTAcaggtatatatatacacgtAAATAAGtacaataaattaaatataagaaaaaatgcatgtaaggaaagtatataatattatatattttattatattaaattttttgtgcacaaaatttttaagtaaaaaatatttcttcttTACCCTTTACTCTTTTTATAAGCATAAATGTacgtatatttttaatattacataatatattatatatatatatacaaattcaTATATGCTTTAATAAATTCCATACACAAAAAAGCTACagtgataatatatacatgcatactattatataatatatatatgtatatttactaAGTTCTCAAAAAagttacatatataatattaaaaatttgtatgGAATACTTTGtatacacaaaaaatatatttattacgtGAGATATATCTCTATACgtaaatatttcaatatttctattttttttttatgtactcttttatatataacgaTTTTGTCacgtttttattaaaaaatagtttttaaaatataacacTAACTTTTTGTGtatgttattttaaaacatttccTTTACATTAAAAAGGctatgcataaatatacttttaCATAATTGCATAGTTTATGattatttactttttaatcttaatatatttcttattaTGTCATTTTAATGCGATTAAAAACCATATCCAGATAGGTTTTCTTAATATACAATACCATCTAAacacaaaattaaatatgtatagtAAAATGCTCAATGATATGGTAATAACACTTATAGAGTATCCATGAATTACAACAGTTCGCGTACCAcgttctatatattttcattatttgatataattAAGCTAgtgttatattaaaaaaaagaaatatcttttaacaatatacaaattcatttatttttcctataaagtatatttaaactatatatataatgcatatatataggcaataaaaataattatacaattttcttgatttgtataaataaatatgcacagTTTATCAtaggaatataaaaataatttcttaAGAATTGTAAACAAAAAGTTATAtcttaatattattacaaaacgatgcaatatatttattttatattgtgtatatacacataaattaatttattgatggtttgtttatattattgttattacaaaaaaaaacaatgaaACAGATAACATAAGAATTCACACGAATTCAAATatactattaaaaatgcCTATCAGCATGTAAGACAACGacaaaaatacatattaatatattaaatgtaCATATCTCTGCAAATAATGCattcttttataaactttaaaaattaaatcatCGAAAGTCACAcaattaaacaaaattattttttattaaaaattatgtaataaaatatttttatttttcttcataaTCTGCTATTCCACCTTCGGTTATAGCAAATACAGCTTCGCCTTCAGGTAACACTGGAGAATCATAAATTTTGCAAATTCGACTTTCACCTCGACCTTTTCTTAAATATAATCTTGTCTGACTTGCGTGTGCAATTATATTTCCACCAATTGGAAGTTTTTCGTGACCTCCAAACATACTCATGGCATCAACCTTTGCAACAACTTGATTAGTTATAATTACTGCAACCCCATATATATCAGCTATTCTTTGTAACCCTCTTAAAAATCGGCATAAATGTGATTGCCTATTAGCAAGTTCTCCTCTTCCTGTATATTCTGATCTGTATAAAGCAGTTGCTGAATCCACTATTAATAAAGCAAATCTTGTATCTGCCATCATTGCACTTGCGTCTATTAATAATTCTGTTTGGTGATCACAATTATATGCTTTAGCATAtgctatattatttaaacaatCTGTTGGGTGCAAACCATATCTTTTAGCTATAGCGACAATACGTTCAGGTCTAAATGTTCCTTCTGTATCAATCCATAAACATTTACCCTCGCCTCCAGACTGCTCAATAGGTAATTGGCATGTTATAGCCAATGTATGGCAAAGCTGACTTTTTCCAGTACGAAATTCTCCAAATAATTCAGTAATTCCACCGGTTTCAATCCCTCCTTTTAATAAAGCATCTAACTGTTTTGATCCAGTTGTAaactttattaaattttgtcGAGCATCATGGTAGTCAATTGCATTACAAAAACCAGAATTACATAATTCTTTGCATgccttttttaatttttctgcCTTTTGTTCACTTATGCCTTTAATGGAACATAATGTACGCATAGGGGCGTATGCTACACATTCGACTGTTTGCAAACCACCTTCTTTAAGTAATTCTAAATCTCTTTTAACAAATCCTTTTGCAAGTAATTGTTCTATTTTCAATGGTCCTGCATATAAATGCTCATCGGCGTCTTCTATAGTACTATTATCACATGTTTGTGAAACTGTATCTTCTTTTGCATTAGCTGATTTCATCGCAggcatatttaaaaataaaataatataataacaattttttcaatttgtaTGCTTGGATACCAAAAAATACTTAtataaagttaaaaaatgaatgtaTTTTTGTAGATATTTGggtctttatttttgttgtttTATGGTATTCTctgcatttttatattatctttaaaaatcgaacaatttaattattatgtgtatgatatttatattcataaaattgtatgcccacctttataataaaaaatatttatttttaattcttatccaaatatatatttttaaataaataaaaataattaaaagataaaaaaaccATTAACACActtatataaattcaaaGCTTATGGccaaataattaaaattgtaaataatattttatattggaaaaaaatatattttcctttattttcaatatacttttttattgcccatgaaataaaaaaataaacaaatttttattattttgtattttttttttattatgtgaaataaaatagctatacatttacactttttattaaaaaaatatgacttgttcatacattttaaactattttagtgagtaaaaaaataataataataatttaacaaaacatattttagtttatttgttataactttaaaaagatatttaaaaaaatgaaaaaaagtatGCAAAGTAAAAATACAGTATTCtgaaatatatcaataatacattgtttatatactttacaatatttttctttttaatataagcCTGAACATTCACAAATTTACAGACATATTTAACCAACtagattaaaaaaataaccaTACTTTggtataataaataatatatatattaaggAAAGGCGGCGGATAAATccataaaacataaaatttattgtcatcaaaatttattttcaataatgTCTTTTTAACAACCACTTACGCCAAATTTGAAATTGCCCTCATTAACTGTAAAAAagtaacataaaaaaaataaaaataatgttaggattatatatgaaataaaaacaacCAACTTGTTGTATCAAATATTGGTGTATGCTCTTAACAGATTTAATCGAGCATATACGAGtttgtgaaaaaataaatataattttattcttaAAATGAATTACTATTTGTATGTGGGCCTTAATCTTAGCTATTTCCTTATTCCAATACGTTAATTTTCTACACaagaaaaagaattatagtataaatatcaagcatatataacttatataatgcacttgttttataaaaacgATTACACACATATCTTGAGATAGctataacatattttaatataacataGATGGGCAAATATGCACCAATAGCATGTATGcatcctttttattattactctTCATAAAGacttattttcttttttaagaaAGATATGGCATTTTCAAGAGTCATTTCTAAGTAAAATTCGTAGCCTATCTGGATAAAaatcttatttttatcgagtctgttgaaaaaaaatatatatttgtattatttacgctagaataattatatatcggttatatataatgcatgcatatatgtgtgtgcatCCTTAAATACACAAGAACAAAAATAGCACAAAGGTCTCATTTTGGTTAGTGCTTACATGTCTGCATATACATAACTGTCACATCCTAGCTGTGTGAGTGTCTCGACCTCTTTTTGGTCTTTCATGTCAATGAGTAATTTCAGATTCGCCACTAAAATTTCCCTATAAATCagttattttaaaaatatagaacaatttttataaaatactataattcatttaataaaattagtaTGATTGTATAATTTAAGGGCAATTCCATTCATTATTCAAAAAGATGGCATTTCAAACTCTCTTAAAgtgtttttctttttataaatgcatacaaattgaaaaatgaagatatgaaaaaaatagtatatagAAGAATTATTTCCTATacattattatgtatattttttactaacATATCAAAAATGTCTTGTAATATTTCATCCCTCTTTTTCTGTCGTTCTTTAAGGTGTTCATGTAAAACATCATCAATAAAACTTTCACTTTTcagaataattttttgaaaatctTCTTTGGTTTCCTCATTTATAGCTGCATTTCCTAAAGCGTcatataaattcattttttattatttttacttcaaattataactattaaaaatcatatttttgaaacCACAAAAAAGATAGTATTTGCCTAagctataaaaattataaacttTTTTGTAGATAATCGATTTTGCTATATTTAGTTAGGTGTGAACGCTACAATAAacttctatatatttattaattatttcgaTAGAGTGATATCGTTAAATAAGGCTATGactaatttaattatatttcccCTTTACAATTGAACTGctttattcattattttattatagccccttattttgaaaaaatacacattaaaaaaatcagcTAAGTTTGGTATTATAGTTATATCtcgaaatatttattacataaaaaaaattacgaaaaaatgaaaaaagaccatataaaatgcatcgcatgaaaataaacaatGGATATATCAATAAAGGTGCCAAGAACAGTGAGTATAGAAAATTAAGGAtgggaaaataaatatgaatatatattttttaattatgaaaaGAGGCATTTTTGccacgaaaaaaataaaataaatattaataaaatttgaattataaaaataagtttaCCCTCCTTTACAATTTccacaaaatataaatattttttttttggatgAGGAAAACTAATTTTCCAACCATTCGAATAGCACGAAAAGTAACTTCTCATATACTTCATTTTTCGCACCAAAAATTTTCaagttatttttaatagctataattttgttcttatatatagaacaatttttctttatcatatcataattattttttgtatcttGTAGAGTATGAACATTTTTAACAGCATTTTGAAATTTTAACAATTCTTGAAATCTGTGTTTTTTCTCAAAAGTTAAAACCTTTAATACAACATCAAGTATGTTATATTGTTGGTTTAGATGTTGTATATAAGATTGGTGTTCTTGTATTTGGCTgattaaattttcatagGATTGTGTAATTTgatcaaaatgaatatataaattttgtcttttttttttctttgctttaatatttttttttatcattgaAATTTCATGTtgtattttaaaagaaacaTTAACaccattttcaaaatttttttgaaaaagttcttttttatcatcaagatcatttcttttatttaatgctaattttatatttgccaaaatactattttgtttttttttaatattttctataacCTCATTTTTGTGttgtatttgttttttcaaatatatgatatctttattttcttcatattgctttattatttcttgtagtttttttttttcacgaattttattttcaaaaataaggatttgattttcataatctaataaattttgttgaTATTTGTCTttgtcattttttaatttaaatatatcattttttaatttattttggatatgtttatatttttcttttttaatatttgcaTTCTCAttccattttaatatatcattatttattttgtctaCCTTTTCGAgcatatcattatttttgcaTTCAAATCGTTCTAGTTGTAATcgaatatgtaaaatatttttatttatttttttaacagaATTTTGTaagttattaaaattttcttcAAGCTCACATTTTTTCTGTCCTAAAATTAGATGCAAATCATTTCCTTTTAGAATTTCTTCATTAATTTggttattttcattttgtattttaatCATTTCtgattgttttaaaaaccAATCTTTTTCTAACATTCgacttttttttagtatctcattaatttctttatttagtttttgtattttaatTTCGAGAGTAATTGGTACTGTACTAGTGAACCCACTTCCCTGATTGTTATTCAcatctaaattttttttacttatcTTTTTATCTAACTCTTCATTTAGTCGGTCTACTTCtgtttgtttattttcaattatgtaatgattttttttaacaatataaTCATAATGTGTtagtaaattatttttttcattaaattctttatttagtttatttcttttattttgcatattttcaatttttgtattttctaaaatttgttgtatttttattcgaataattaaatttttataattttcaatttcattttcttttttaataatatcttccttaacattttttatatcattttttgttttagaACAAAAATGGctagtttttattttttctgtaTAGACAGAAATAATGTTGTCTACTTCTTTATTGATGttgtttttcatttcttttattttattttcattattttggatatttttatttatattttttattttttcatttatattttcacatttattttgttcatttcgtatatcaatttttatttgatcatTAAAATTGGAAATATCATCTACACACTTGTTTAAttcgtttttatttttttcgattttatgaatttttttttttaatatttttagctCTATAAGTAAGTTATCTCTTTTCTCCCTTTCTACACTGTTCTCCTTTTTTACTTGCTCATTacttttttctaattctaatacatttatttttaatgtggTTAACTTTTTATGAATTTCGTCAATTACTTCAtctctttttttcatattattaattgagtcattcaacatttttataatattatttttatttttttgtaaaatttcacgttcctttttttcatcattaatTAGAActtgtaaattttttaattctattTCACTATTCTTTTGAAGatcctttttaatattaatagatgtttgtatttcatttatttcatgattcattttgttaattatattttctcgtttatttattttgatttcttttattttatctcgACCTTCTTGAGACAATAtcacattttcatttacttTAGTTTTGTTTTGCATACTTTCATAATACTTCTTTAAATTATTCAATTCCAAaagattattattatatttgttatatatttcagcataataatttatttcttttttcaaaGAAACCAACTCATTGCTATATTCCCttttcacttttttattttcacttATTTGTTTAGTTTTTTctgattttatattttttatagaatttattaattccttttctcttttttctaaatcatcattttctttatttattcgaAATAATTCCAATCCTAAATTATTCACACTTTCTTCaagcttatttttttcataaatttttacccttaatttttcatctaccaattttctctttttaaCTAGCTGATTATATAGTATATCTTTTAGTTTGCTAAgtctattattatttaaaatgtttttatctCCTCCCATTAAATTGGTGTATGTTTCTGATTTGTttgtattatcattttcagcATTTTCAGCATTTTCAGCATTTTCAATCGTCCCAGTCTTAGATAAGCTACTATTTATAGCAGCTTCCATTTCATCTGGGCTTTCTCTTTTACTTATCTTTTCATATTTCTCATCCTTCAATgagtttatatttacatattgtGTTTCTTCATAGTTATACTCTTCATTTTGGTTGTCCTCGACagttacatatttttctttgttattttctttcatattataagtgtctacatataatttttcgctttttttatctgtctttatatcaaatatgttttttatattttttcatattttttcatatcaacaaattttattttgaaaatttaatatatagacaaaaaatatgaatttctctatttttactatcacatttaaataactttttttacacaaaaataaaatgcataaaaaagacatacaatttaaatcgagtaaaaattaaataaataaattaatcaatttttatatatataaaatttttaataatttttataaaaacacGGATACCTACCTACATAATCATATGGTTATAATAACACACGAAATGAgaaatatttcaatttatttttttttcttatattttaagaatataataataaaatatatgcataaaaattataatgcatagtaaatatttttacatatacattttcccttgaaaataatttagacaaaaaaagaaatagagAGAGAAGGGAATGATATACgagaaatataaatagcATCACATTTGGAGAAAATGCTTAgtttcattttaaaaataaagtactTTATAAATTAGAAGATTTATCataagtatattatataaatatatacattagtatacaatataaataattaaaatccacatttcattttattgattatttttattagacatgcaaaatatatacatccTCGTGTCCATCTCATAATCCTTTTCACTTAATCATAAtaagttaaaaatatatcaaacatacaatttttatttttattttcaacgTATACATggcttatttttattattttcacttttGCTTACGTAAGAGAAAACTGATGGTATAGATAATGtagttaattttttttataaatgttgCCTTTCTCTAAATAATaagcatatttttcaaactacaattttaaaactacaattttaaaacatatatgattaattatacaaaaattagCCATCATTCTATGCTGGAATAAGGAAAAATACTCTCCATAAGTaccatattaatattattttttttgtttgagaatgaaaaaataaagcatgACCAAACAAGCTTATGCTTTCATTGGTCccacattttttgtaaccaagtatgcatatttatgtgtGCAAAGTGAAAATTTCGAAAAAGTAGAAAACCCAATTAGTATACTATACTATACCATGCAAATACAAggatatgcataaatatattactacACCTGTTTGCCAACTGaaatttacatattattatactatGATATATATCTCATAAATTTAGgggataaaaaaatatgtcagtaataatgctatatataaaaagaaacatGCTGAACAAATCTTTGATAAATACAAACATACTTAGTTCTCaccttatttttataatacattatttatcCTAAAAGCTAAAGCTTGTGTAAGGCGGCAGCATacaatttgaaaaaattttccaaaaaattaattatgccaaaatagtaacaataataacCATTTCAATATAACAAACTTTGTATACTCTCATTTTTGTGCAACAACGTCATTAAATGGGGCTTAATGAAAAGggcaaatttttaaaatacaaatatagcTTACTGGCTgtgttaatttatttatttaatattttttatttaacattttttgttatatttgtttatttcgtaaatattcatgtagttttcaaattttaaaaaattttttcaacGTAGCCACAAAAATATCGGCAAGCATTAATTTgggatatttttttttttttttttttttttatatttttttacccATGTTActacttttttattcccactcttatattttttatttttttaaatattattaattttgaaaggaaataaattaaaaaataaattatttaataaatttattttacatattaaataatttaaaatacaggaaaagaataattaagtgatcaaa encodes:
- a CDS encoding DNA repair protein RAD51, putative, which codes for MPAMKSANAKEDTVSQTCDNSTIEDADEHLYAGPLKIEQLLAKGFVKRDLELLKEGGLQTVECVAYAPMRTLCSIKGISEQKAEKLKKACKELCNSGFCNAIDYHDARQNLIKFTTGSKQLDALLKGGIETGGITELFGEFRTGKSQLCHTLAITCQLPIEQSGGEGKCLWIDTEGTFRPERIVAIAKRYGLHPTDCLNNIAYAKAYNCDHQTELLIDASAMMADTRFALLIVDSATALYRSEYTGRGELANRQSHLCRFLRGLQRIADIYGVAVIITNQVVAKVDAMSMFGGHEKLPIGGNIIAHASQTRLYLRKGRGESRICKIYDSPVLPEGEAVFAITEGGIADYEEK
- a CDS encoding prefoldin, putative, whose product is MNLYDALGNAAINEETKEDFQKIILKSESFIDDVLHEHLKERQKKRDEILQDIFDMEILVANLKLLIDMKDQKEVETLTQLGCDSYVYADILDKNKIFIQIGYEFYLEMTLENAISFLKKKISLYEEKLTYWNKEIAKIKAHIQILMRAISNLA